A window from Citrus sinensis cultivar Valencia sweet orange chromosome 3, DVS_A1.0, whole genome shotgun sequence encodes these proteins:
- the LOC102618428 gene encoding 14 kDa proline-rich protein DC2.15-like, producing MARVLLAPTALLLSLNLIFFTLVSSTYVPCPPPPPKSHKHPPAPKPTCPRDTLKLGVCANVLNDLVHLVVGTPPKTPCCSLIKGLVDLEAAVCLCTAIKANILGINLNVPVSLSLLLNFCGKKVPSGFQCA from the coding sequence ATGGCAAGGGTTCTACTAGCACCAACTGCCCTTCTCCTTTCCCTCAACCTCATCTTCTTCACTTTGGTTAGCTCTACTTATGTACCCtgcccaccaccaccacctaaGAGCCACAAGCACCCACCTGCCCCCAAGCCCACTTGCCCTAGGGATACCCTAAAGTTGGGTGTATGTGCTAATGTGTTGAATGATTTGGTGCACCTTGTTGTTGGAACCCCACCAAAGACTCCTTGCTGCAGCCTAATTAAAGGTTTGGTTGATCTTGAAGCCGCTGTTTGCCTTTGCACTGCCATTAAAGCCAATATCTTAGGCATTAACCTCAATGTGCCTGTTTCACTTAGCTTGTTGCTCAATTTCTGCGGAAAGAAAGTCCCTTCCGGCTTCCAATGCGCTTAA